A genomic stretch from Setaria viridis chromosome 1, Setaria_viridis_v4.0, whole genome shotgun sequence includes:
- the LOC117848828 gene encoding MAPK kinase substrate protein At1g80180: MAGLQRSAQTFRRSGSSGLVWDERFLTEGAEDGGGGAPLGSEPRRPELRHSRSVGVLRRGEAGAEHGDKKRTRLVVAAKPKQKDQQRKQQQQEEKMVPGAGRKAFRSRDVAPAAEPPSPRVPAGCCAPCAIFRGSGGASSLLARRAKPRKR, from the coding sequence ATGGCCGGGCTGCAGAGGTCGGCGCAGACCTTCCGGAGGTCGGGCTCGTCGGGGCTGGTCTGGGACGAGCGCTTCCTCACCGAGGGcgccgaggacggcggcggcggcgcgccgctggGGTCGGAGCCTCGTCGGCCGGAGCTGCGGCACTCGCGGAGCGTCGGCGTGCtccggcgcggcgaggcgggtgCGGAGCACGGCGACAAGAAGCGGACgaggctggtggtggcggccaaGCCGAAGCAGAAGGACCAGCagaggaagcagcagcagcaggaggagaagatggTGCCTGGCGCGGGCAGGAAGGCGTTCCGGTCGAGGGACGTGGCCCCTGCCGCcgagccgccgtcgccgagggtGCCCGCCGGCTGCTGCGCGCCCTGCGCCATATTccggggctccggcggcgcctcGTCGTTGCTGGCGCGGCGAGCCAAGCCCAGGAAGCGGTAG
- the LOC117855991 gene encoding transcription factor HY5, whose product MQEQAASSRPSSSERSSSSAHHMDMEVKEGMESDEEIRRVPELGLELPGGASTSGREAGPGAGGPERAQSSTAQASSRRRVRSPADKEHKRLKRLLRNRVSAQQARERKKAYLTDLEVKVKDLEKKNSEMEERLSTLQNENQMLRQILKNTTVSRRGPGSTASGEGQ is encoded by the exons ATGCAGGAGCAGGCGGCGAGCTCGCGGCCTTCCAGCAGCGAGAGGTCCTCCAGCTCCGCACACCACATGGACATGGAGGTCAAGGAAG GGATGGAGAGCGACGAGGAGATAAGGAGAGTGCCGGAGCTGGGGCTGGAGCTGCCGGGCGGCGCCTCCACGTCGGGCAGGGAGGCCGGCCCGGGTGCCGGCGGCCCGGAGCGCGCCCAGTCGTCCACGGCGCAGGCCAGCTCGCGCCGCCGCGTGCGCAGCCCCGCTGACAAGGAGCACAAGCGCCTCAAAAG ATTACTGAGGAACCGGGTGTCAGCCCAACAGgcaagagagaggaagaaggcttATCTGACTGACCTAGAGGTGAAGGTGAAGGACCTAGAGAAGAAGAACTCAGAGATGGAAGAGAGGCTCTCCACCCTCCAGAATGAGAACCAGATGCTCCGACAG ATACTGAAGAACACCACCGTAAGCAGAAGAGGGCCAGGCAGCACTGCTAGTGGAGAGGGCCAATAG
- the LOC117843014 gene encoding F-box/kelch-repeat protein At1g55270 gives MDTRNRTAPLVDSSACLCRVNRSSAAAAARRLPASKACVQPSLRASIHPLKPKASPRPGDRSRGGQCPLLPGLPDDLAIACLIRVPRADHWKLRLVCRRWCRLLAGNYFYGLRRRLGLAEQWVYAVRRDGKDGHVSWDVLDPCRGAWRALPPLPQEYAGADGFGCAVLGGCHLYLLGGADPRRGGAMRRVVFYSARSNRWHRAPDMLRRRQCFGTCVIGNRLYVAGGESGGGGGLRSAEVFDPAKNRWSFVAEMAAAMVPFLSAVHGGRWYVKGLGAQQEVLSQAYSPETDSWSVVLDGRVTGWRSPSACLGGRIYAADCKDGCRLRTYDDAADAWTTCVDSKQHRGSSQAAEAAAIVVLHGRLCVVRNDMSVSAVDVAAGAGNLQGWETLAGKAHAKSFVTGLLSNLAGRGRAKNHILHCQVLEA, from the exons ATGGATACAAGGAACCGAACAGCTCCGCTG GTTGATTCCTCGGCATGCTTGTGCCGAGTGAACAGAtcatccgccgccgcggcggcgagacgCCTCCCGGCGTCGAAGGCGTGCGTGCAACCGAGCCTCAGGGCGTCCATCCACCCGCTGAAACCGAAGGCGTCGCCGCGGCCGGGTGACCGGAGCCGCGGTGGGCAATGCCCGCTGCTCCCCGGCCTCCCCGACGATCTCGCCATTGCTTGCCTCATCCGGGTGCCCAGAGCCGATCACTGGAAGCTGAGGCTGGTGTGCCGGAGGTGGTGCCGCCTGCTCGCCGGCAACTACTTCtacggcctccgccgccggctcggGCTCGCCGAGCAGTGGGTGTACGCCGTGAGGCGCGACGGCAAGGACGGGCACGTGTCGTGGGACGTGCTCGACCCGTGTCGCGGCGCGTGGCGCGCGCTGCCACCATTGCCGCAGGAGTACGCGGGCGCCGACGGGTTCGGCTGCGCCGTGCTCGGCGGCTGCCACCTGTACCTGCTCGGCGGCGCGGACCCGCGCCGGGGCGGCGCCATGCGGCGGGTGGTGTTCTACAGCGCCCGCAGCAACCGGTGGCACCGCGCGCCGGACATGCTGCGCCGGCGGCAGTGCTTCGGCACGTGCGTGATCGGCAACCGCCTGTACGTCGCGGgcggcgagagcggcggcggcggcgggctcagGTCCGCCGAGGTGTTCGACCCCGCCAAGAACCGGTGGTCGTTCGTGGCCGAGATGGCCGCGGCGATGGTGCCGTTCCTCAGCGCGGTGCACGGCGGGCGGTGGTACGTGAAGGGCCTCGGCGCGCAGCAGGAGGTGCTGAGCCAGGCGTACTCGCCGGAGACCGACTCGTGGTCCGTCGTGCTCGACGGCAGGGTCACCGGCTGGCGGAGCCCCAGCGCGTGCCTCGGCGGAAGGATCTACGCCGCAGACTGCAAGGACGGATGCCGGCTGAGGACCTACGACGATGCTGCGGACGCGTGGACCACCTGCGTCGACAGCAAGCAGCACCGGGGGAGCTCCCAGGCGGCAGAGGCAGCCGCCATCGTCGTGCTCCACGGCAGGCTCTGCGTCGTCCGCAACGACATGAGCGTCTCGGCCGTCGACGTCGCAGCCGGGGCGGGGAACCTGCAGGGCTGGGAGACCCTCGCCGGGAAAGCGCATGCCAAGAGCTTCGTCACGGGCCTCTTGTCCAACCTCGCCGGCCGTGGCCGCGCCAAGAACCACATCCTCCATTGCCAAGTTCTCGAGGCCTAG